The genomic segment taaactacaacttAAATACTGTAATAGTATGATTTAGCTACAACTTAAATGCTGCAATTAAGGAGTTGGAGAACCTAATGACATTAATAAAATAGGTAGATATGCAGGTAGAATGCAGATGAGGCTTAATTAACTTAAGTTCTCTAGTAGAGAGTTTCTAGTGGTCCTGTTCCCAGGGATTATAACTAGCCTAAGCCTCTATTCAACTGAGCGTCCCTCAAAGTGTCAGTAAAAACACGGCCagattaataatatattttgtaattGGACAATTCATTTCATGGACAAATAAGGATTTGAAACCAAGGATTGAGGGGTATAACAGGAGGCCACTGAATGCCAGAAAGGAAGGGTAGAGAAGTGATTGAGTTCTCATCCACTCACACTTCAGTTGTTTACAGAACTATAAATCTTAAGAAATATTTTGAGTCTCACCATATCTATTATGTGTATTAGAACATTAAAATGTGTtcaattgctaaaaaaaatcaaacttctgTACTAAAGGACTGTTAGGATTCATTGGCGGGACTAACTGGGCCAGTGCTAGTTTAGCATTTCTGTGCAGAAGGTTTTTTCTGTGTGAAGGTTTTCAATGTGTGCAGGTTCTACCAATGAATCACATAAATCCTAAATCTCATATAAATTTCCCCATCACTCCAATACTATAAGAGCAATGAAACATAACCCTCATAAGTAAAATAGATGCCAGATAGCCACCTTCTGCTGGTGGTAGGGTCCCCATCAACAACATGAGATGAAGATGGTGAAGATCTGGGACAATGCCTCCAGCTTCTACCtctggcagggccggaactaggggtaggcagaagaggcagctgcctagggcgcaaacactggggggcgccaggcaggaacctctcctgcctacccctagctcctttttcattgccccgccgcttgtcaatacgcggtgggggcaatgaactatcgcgtagccaccccccccccacccccagaactgcgcatgcgcgctgaaacgTGAGGGGgggcggaaggtgcaggggcgaggtggccgacccggttgcctagggcgcccggtcggcttggcccgcccctgacctCTGGTATTAGTTTCTCAATTTAAATCCCTATCACCCTCCAATATGACCCTATCGTCTGTCCATGTCGCTCCTCTCCTATTCCCCattttctccatatttaactcTTTTTCTGATCCAGCTCCCATCACCCAGGTCCCAATCCCTGGCTCCATAACCCCATCACTATCCTTGTTTTAGGTTGACTGAATCAAATACTGTACTTCCAGTCCAGTCCTTTTATGCACCTCCACCACAGATGCAAATACAACTGTGTGTAAAAGTAACAAGAATATGGCTATAAGGCAGGATAAACCGcttaggggtggttcacctttaagtttaaaGTTTAAGTTTACTGTATTCCAgtatggctaattctaagcaacttttcaattggtcttcattatttactttagtttttgaactatttaccTCCTTCTTCTaaccctttgcagctttcaaataaaagtatttttattgctacttttaataacttgtttttctattcaggtcctcttctattcatatacctgccactcatttaaactgctccctggttgctaaggtaatttggacgctagcaaccagacagctgatGAAACTCCAAattgtagagctgctgaacaaaaaatgaaataactaaaaaactaaacataataaaaaatgcagaccaattgtaTCAAAGTATTACCTTCtatttcatactaaaagttaactcaaaggtgaacaaccccttgaaacaagtattttattttccagtttaTTTTCCATAGCACAACATGTTTTGAGTCACCAGGATATTTGTCAAATGCCAAAGTGAACCTGAAGGCTGGAAACATGTTGTGCTATGGAAAACAAAACACCGGTTTGAGCAGTTTGAGCAGTGTACCCTGCCTTATAGCCATATTCTTGTTACCTTTACTCCCATCAATATACCTGTTCCTAATCCTGTTATCTATTCCCAAGTGCCAGTTTCTGCCCTTCACCCTGTTTCTCCCCTTAATGGGTAAGCAAGTTTAacaacagagaaaaatgaaatgttaTGAAAGATGCTGCTGATTGTCTTCTAAGCACAGAATTGCCCAACATAACAGTTCACTTTAATTTCTTAGAAACGCTAAACTGCTATTAACATATTCAATCCAGAATAAGATCAGCATATAGCCTTCTGATCAAGTGGAAAAGTTACTTTGCATTGTATGTTCTACAGAGTCTATTTAATCCCTTCAGTACATAGATGATGTGTGTAAGGGAAAAGGGGTTGGGAAAGCTGTCAGTGATGCATGCACTAAGTTGCCTGAATAGTCCTTTGTAGCTGCTCAattcagtgcaggcacaggtatgtAGTCCCCTCTGGCTAAATTCATGCTTTCAATCAATCTTGTTATTTATGCCTTCAATTCAGTGCTGGAATTGGGGAGGGATAGGGACGGATGCCACCCCCCACCCacttctttatttctgtgaaatGGCACCCCCTCAGGGGGGAATGCATTACCTTTCAATCAAAGATCTTTGTTTTTAATACCGGAGATTTTGCAGCAGCTGAGTTGGCAGCCAAGAAAacccatatgcactatttttgtgTTGGGGTCCCTGCAGGCCACATACTTTGTATGTAAGAAtgtgtgtgagataaatgtggcagaTTGCAATAAGTttcagaaatgtaattaaaactGCTGTCTTTATTGTAGCTtggcagtttggtagtttggtgtagtaAGACCCAAGTTGCATTTATTAGAATGTGCACCttccaaaaagatatggtttTCTGTGGCCTTTGTACTGTTAGAGGGTCTTACAAAACACAATACGCAGGCAGGGTGATGTAATTGCAGAAGCTGAATTGGCAGCGAAAGTATAGAGAGATATATTAGCTACAAAGATATAAACAGACATCCCAGGCTTTTATTTTGGCCTGAATACAGAAtatgatatatattaaaaaattaagttgatatatatgatatatagaaaaagaaaataagttgTGGACACGTCACTCTGACTTCTGTCTCTAGTTGATATTATCGAAGTTCAATTTTTAAACTGTCATTACTGATGCAATTGGTTTCTAAAACTGCATATTCTGTATATGTGTACACTTGCTTACAGGGATTACTGAAAGGCCatttcccctagactccattttaagcaaataattctaatttttaaaaatgatttcctttttctctgtaataataaattagtaccttgtacttgatggtaactaagctgcatgattccatattggtggtggcaaaacaatcctactgggtttttatttatcagtagtgtttaaatgttttttctagACTCTAGAGGTATGGTGATAAAATTTACGGAAGGACCCAGTATCCGAAAACCTACAGGTACCAAGATAATTCCATATAATAAATACCTGTAATTACATATCTGTTGTAAATATTTGTATACAATTCCGAGTTAGTAAGATGTAGGGTACAGTGTGAATGTAATACAACACTTTATTTAGAGCAGAGCAGTGCCCTGGTTTGTAGAGAAGAAAAGGACAGGCTCATCACTGAGTTATGTTGAGATATTTACTATTTGACTCTGGATAATATAAATTCACATTGCAAGATGGGGGTTATGTTTTTGTTCACATAGAAGACTGTATTTGAACTCTCACTATAAAATTCATTTGTttccaaattatttaaacaatttattCTATGATAATCATGAATGCAATTTAATACTATTTCttgtttaataatatatataatatatatatactgtatatatatatatatatatatatatataatatatatatatataaatactatacaTTACATAAAAGCTTTTTAATGGTGTAAATAAGTAAgtgtaaaatatattgtttgaATATCCCAGACTGTGCCCTTTAAGCAAACACAGCAGCTAACCTATATATTGCTATCTGTCAGCACCTGTACCATGTGAATTCTGCATGTTATTGATACATCAAAAACACAATTATCCATGCTCAGCAAAAGCATCATCCAGGGAACATTATTAGAATGTGAAATACAAGCCCACTGCAGAAAAACTCAcctgctttctattcattcttatgagatttttagaagtgtatttttaGTGAATTAAatttagagttcactatttgataaataagcttctaaacaTTCCATAGGAAAGTGGGCAAGTTTTTTTCTggtcacactttaataaatctgcctagAGTTGTTTGGGGTTATTTAAGAAGTCCTTGGACACTAATGGGCATGAAAGTATGCTTCTTAGTGCTcatgcaaatgccagaggggcagctgtaagatgccatagacagtcactgtttattgggctggtggggtttttttgggtctttgtgtatttaaaattccagggcctatattgaatcccagtccagacctggacaGGATCTGCCTGTGCTCTGTACCTTGTAGCAGATAATAGTCTAAATGAGGTGCAAGTTATGGGACATgtaaggggcaggagggggggaaATTATGTGCATTCCCCCATTCATAccacatgaatacagcactgctgaacatGGGTTATGCTGTATCCATTGGGCAGTTATAGGTTTCTGCACTCTTACACagggcacagagacctgtggcaattaaTTTGGTGTGAAAGGCAGAgtggaaaatgcaaaaaaatggggAGTTTCTGTTTTTTGCTTGCACCCTGTCTTCCAAGTCATTAATAACCCTTGTTATGTGTACAGAGCCTATTCATAATACTGTAGTGGTTAAAGGAGCATCTGTGTGGAAAATGGCAAAGATACATCTTTcttataaatacaagtcctagtggTTTCTACATAGAAGTCTAAGTCCCTCTGTCATGGCTAAAATGATAGGAGATTACAGAATGTTAAATGCCTttattaatagaaagataagtgactTTCCACCAAATCCAGAAGAAGGTGCAGATAGTGGCATTCACAGATTCCACAGCATTCTAGGCATTTAGAAAAAAAGAGGTTTCTGAATTAGGTTGCCCATCCTCTTGTTGGGTGAGACTAATGCAGTGTTTATAGTTACTAGCCTCCACTCCTTACAGACCTCAGCATATATATTTTCTACAGTTCATATTCAATCCACACTCCCTTCACAACagtaaggggcgtatttattatgctgtgtaaaactaattcaccaaaaaaacggagtaaaaagctgtgtaaaataaatggaaaagatcgccatctgaacgccagatattacgccggatattacgccattatttcccataagttcaggtggaagaaaaaacatgtaaaacaattacgccgattttatgccgtttttacaccatttttacacggcgaagcctggcgatgtgtggtgaattttctcacagtttttacacatcataataaatatgcccctaaatgtatttcCTCTGGTTCAAGTGGAGAATGTTAGACGGTCCCCCTTGATTAAATACAGTATTCTACTTTTTCGTCACATATATTTCTTCATAAGGTTATTTATGAAAGGTCCAAAGCTGTTGGGTTCTTATTTCTTcctggtttttttctttttttgttttcaaaatattttcagTTTTGGGAGTAAAACTTCCATATGCAAATAGAAAATGCAGCAGAAGtcaaacaaaatttaaaaatatccactcatagttacatagttacatagggttgaaaaaagaccagtgtccatcaagttcaacccatccaagtaaacccagcacacctaacccacacctaccaatctatacactcacatacataaactataaatacaaccactagtactaactgtagatattagtatcacaatagccttggatattctgattgatcaagaactcatccaggcccctcttaaaggcattaacagaattagagatgtagcgaactgttcgccggagaactaattcgcacgaaaatcgggtgttcgcgaacttttagcgaagttcgcaattttgggttcgccttagctggagccaaattttgacctctcaccccagagccagcagatatatggcagccaatcaggcagctctccctcctggaccacccccgaaCCACTCCCTTctatatataaaccgaagcccagcagccattttacattctgcctgtgtgtgcttgatgagttagcatagggagagagctgtgcaggggtttgagggacagtttaggtagctttgctgactagtaatctactttctactgctctgtatgtagctgctgtgggcagctgtcctgctgatctcatctgctgtaacccaatagtccttgtaaggactgcttttattttctgattactgttactcttcttttcattgtgtactgcagctccgtctgtgtgtgttggagacaggtgtgctgctcatagtagtgcactaagcaccaaccacacattcacatcatttttttttatttgtgtttttttactttgctactgtaatttatatagccgagtgctattagtctagctgtgttggggactggtgtgctgctcctagtagttcacccccagcaccaacaagagatcacttttttttttattattaatttttatttttttttaatttaagttactgttctttaacgtgtccagtgctgtttgctgttattcatagtagtgccccaaacacgttacacatagcagtgacattgcattgcaataaaatcacctgagcgatgtttttccaccagcaataatatattccgtatccactactgcggcgttttgtctttgcgtgtgaaccggctgtaacctttacacgacttgattggcatgtagacgccggacgttttaaatcagtttattacacaagtttaggaatgtagtgtgatttctgccctttacagcacaaaacgcaacgctgtgtcaacaacgtatttttcagagaagtttttgcccttgatccccctcctgcatgccactgtccaggtcgtggcaccctttaaacaactttaaaatcagttttctggccagaaatggcttttctaggttttaaagttcgccttcccattgaagtctatggggttcgcaaagttcgcaaaagttcgcactttttggcggaagttcgcgaacgggttcgcgaactttttttgtgaggttcgatACATCTctaaacagaatctgccattacaaaatCACtatgaagggcattccccaacctcactgccctcaccgtgaggaaccccctacgctgcttcatatggaagctcctttcctctaatctaaagggggggcctctggtgcgctgattgtttttatgggaaaagttttcattttttaacacCATTATATTATGTTTGCCCCAGTATAGCAAGGTCTACTCAAAGCAAGCTGCCCAAGAACCTCCATTATGTATACAGCTCCGGATACTTAAAGAAAAGCCTTTGAGATAAGGATaataaaggaaaaatgtatttagtGTTGTTAATATAAATGTAGTCCTTATGAATATTTTAACCATTGCATTTCCTCGTGTACGGTACATGGATCCACATCTCTATAAAGAATTGTCTCTGTTTCAATAACAGTACActacattcatattttatgtgATCATAAAAGATATGGGACCTTTTAGGGCCTTTTTTAAGGTAAAATGCtgcacatatgaaaatgaattgaGAGTGCAAGGATAGAgaagtaattccttttattgcagggagctgtaagacaacaggaacagtcacttagtcctgcacatggaaactggtgcatcaggtaaaagctCCTAAACTTCTAAACATACACTTTTATACAAGTACTTCAGTATATAAGTGTAAAACTAGTTTGCAGTGTCACAATTTTGAATAGTTTAATAAACATTTAGGATAAGGATTACtacctgtaagacaacaggaacattcACTTAGTCTTGTGCATGGAAACTGCTGCATCAGGTAAAGGTTCCTATCTTAGCTGTGCACTATGGTTCCCActgcagtagcagagcaggaagtgttcctggaaaatacagtcttataggaaacaaaatgtatgtgCTTAACCTTATACCTCTTACAAAAACactagtcctcaaactacggccccccaaggtcatttacccagcCCCCATCCtagctgtgtcctcacccctggctactacctgtctgcctcagtgtaGTCCTCGGCCCAGCGTGCTGGCTGGTGTGACACTGTGACATGATGTGCTGGGGccaaggaccacgctgaggcataTAGGTAGTATGTAAGGATATTAAATGTTAATAGTTAATACAAATTagtttagccactaggtggcagtgtgttcTAAGGTTAAATAATAAAGTTGtgtgagaaagaaaagtaaataaaggaCAGAGGAACAGGAAATGGAGTAGCCATTTTGGCAGTcagaaggaaagggaaagaagTGCTTGTCAGGGAAAGCTTAGGAAGGAGAAGAGTGCCAAAAATGTGTGCTGtccaaagtcacacaaataaAGTTGAACTGGTTTACAGGAGAGTCTTCCATCACTTGTGTCACAAGGTAAcaagtagccaggggtgaggacacagtggGGGCCGGGGGGCATAGTTTGAAGACTAACTATAATctagccccccaacagtctgagggaccgtaacctggccccctgtttaaaaaattTTAGGACCCCTGCACCAGGTCAAGAACACCTTACATAAGGTATGGATACTATCCTTAATGTGCCAATTGCAGCTATTAAAGTATGGAGTTGCACATCAAGTAGCGGTACATGGGAGCCCAATACATGACCTGACAGTAATTGCATGGCCTTCTTTTCAGGTAGCACCACATTCCTATGCCCTGTATATGAGAAACATACCGACGGGTGTGTAACTTGCACAATATTTACAAATGAGTCCCACAGTAATAGAATTAGAATGTATTCATTGATATTATTATGGACATGCTGATGTTCCTTAACAACCCGCAAATGAATAATATTTTTGCCTTAATGCTCATCATAAAAAGTCCAGAAATTGGAattcattttttctttcttttacagaTTCATCATCTTATAACTCTATAATGAAAGCAGTTTTAAGGCTCATTTTAATCTTCTTTATTCTGGTGTGTTTTGGTCTCTTCTATAAGATCCATATGACTTTGCCCTTGAATCATCAAAATGACCCTGCTATTAAGCCTTTTTTGTTTCCAAACATTAAAGTACCAGCCAATGAAATACCAATCAATGAAGCAACAAACAATCTAAGACCAGAAGAAATTCTTCACCAAGGAAATGGTATATTTTTTGTAGAGACCACTGATAGGATGGAGCCCCCATATGTAACTTTGTGTGCAGTAGAGTCTGCAGCTCGGATCTACCCCAACAGACCAATTGCTTTCTTTATGAAGGGTTTACCTGAAGATCGAGATGGAGACAAGGCAAAATACAGAATCCGGACACTTTCATCTTATGATAATATCTACCTTTTCCCTTTGAGACTGGAGGAAGTATTTTATGATACTCCACTTTTATCCTGGTACAGAAAGGTATGTATATTACATGTATTTTCTACTTGTGTACTATAGTGTGTAGTAATTGCATTTGTATAAAACCAGAATGCCCTTCTAAAAGAAAAATCATACATTAGAATTCTGTGCTTCATAGAACTGTATATCTTTTATCCAGAAGGCATTGTGATTGTTAAACTGAAAAAGTTAAATCTTGGCACACTCCTTCAGGGCAGGATCACACATAGAAAACTAACCGCTCCGAAATTCCTTTCCACCGGCAAAaagagtcactggtggaaaggcctacacatcgcttcagctttccaaagtcatgcaggcaattttgcgcaacttcagaaagccaaagtgtACATAGGCCTTTCCGCTGGCGACTCATATTGTTGCGGGTGGAAAGACATTGCATAGCGGCTAGTCTTccgcagagatctatcatgggcaactaacttgctcggtgggccatcagcctaaaggataTAGCTACTCAATGGATCCCAGTAGGAAATAGATAATGCAAATATTGCAGATCTTTAAGAAGTACGCCATTGTTTATAACATAGATAAGTGTCCCttatttggaagctggaaagagtcaagaaagtcaaatgattcaaaaactaggaaaaataaaaactaaagatCAATAAAAactttgctaagaataggacattctcaAACTTAAAAAGTTCATTCTTATATACTTGTACTAACTATGACAATTTATGACATTTGTGAGTCTTTCCACACCTGCCAATTGCCTCTGCCACGTCGACTTCAATGTAAAATCTAGTGTTTGGAGTTAATTCAAGCGTAACGCTGGTGTATGCACTTTTGTAAAAACCCAGAAGCAACAGTCTCCTTTATGCCCCAGATCCATGGTAATTCTCAGACAAATATTCaactttttgttatgttttttgtttgttttttttccttcggaaaaaaaatcaaagccaAAACAATAGAACATGTTGGCATTATATTATCCTAAGATCTAGAGCACAAATAGGGCTAGCTTAATTCTAGAATATTCTAATTAAATTAAATCCAAGTCATACCTAAGCAGCCCATAGCCTTATAGTCTTACAGTATTCAGTGTAACTATTGAATTGAGGCATCAAaaccaacaaacaaaaaaaaacccaaaatgctaTGTACGGTATCCTTAAATCTTAGGTTTGGGAAAAAGTGTGCCATTGGTTTGTAGGACATCTAAAATTTATGACTACCTAACTTTTTCTGTGAAATAATCAAACCAAATCTTTAGATCTGGAGGGATTTGTTTGTGCTTATTATGTGCAATATTATTTACTCTCTACAACACACAACCtcttgggggttatttataatatttgcacagcgcagaattattcgcacCGTGAACATACAATATTTTCCCTGTTCGTGTTTATATCTATAATCGCAcacaataaacacacaaataTGGCCCAGGCACTTTACttcaatttacaaaaaaggaaaggcGGGcaaagcagtgcaaaatgtaatcaTACAGGGAAAAACATatgcaaaacaaacatttataaaaacattttctttgcgCAAACCTTATAAATTACCGGCACGGTATATTAATGCAACTCTTAATGaatttttggaaaataaaaatgtaaagataaTGTagagaaaaaattcaaaaaaatcatcACCACACAATGTTATAGTATTATAGGAtatagtatagtagtatagtatataaaatatagaaagaaaATGCAAACAGCACTTAGCAGATACATGAGAATGCTACTGTTGAGCTTTAATGGATTCTTACAGACCAAAACATTTTTGTTGAGCACTGGAAGTCCCATGAAGAATAATGACTTCTGGTGCTTTGGAAAGAGTCAAGGTTGTATTTAGGCTGCTCTAACTCAGAAAACACAGCTTTTTATAAACCACGTGCCATACCTAGAACATAaggtattacatagtaacatagtaagttgggttgaaaaaagacatacgtccatcacgctgaaccataatgcctatatataacctgcctaattactagttgatccagaggaaggcaaaaaaacccatcttaagcctctctaatttgctgcagaggggaaaaaattccttcctgactccaagacggcaatcggaccagtccctggatcaacttgtactgagagctatctcccataaccctgtattccctcacttgctaagaatccatccagccccttcttaaagttatataatgtatcagccagcacgactgattcggggagggaattccagaactttacagctctcactgtaaaaaatcctttccgaatatttaaacggaacctcccttcttctaaacggagtgggtgccctcgtgtccgttggaaggacctactggtaaataaaacattagaaaggttattatatgatccccttttatatttatacagagttatcatatcacctcttaagcgcctcttctccagtgtaaacagacccaacttggccagtctttcttcataactgagactttccataccctttaccagcttagttgcccttctctggaccctctctaactcaataatgtcccgtttgagcactggagaccagaactgagcagcatattctagatggggccttaccagcgctctgtaaagtggaagaataaccccctcctcccgtgaatctataccccttttaatacagctcaaaaccttgtttgcccttgcagctgctgcctggcattgcttgctacagccaagtttattatctacaaggactccaaggtccttctccattagggatttgcctagtgcagtcccattgagggtataagtggctgcatatttttacatcccaggtgcatgaccttacatttatccacattaaatctcatctgccacttagccgcccagattgccagttggtcagtatcctgctgcagggatgtcacatcctggatagaattgactggtctgcagagttttgtgtcatctgcaaacactgatgtATTACATTGTACAAAATTTGCATAgctggctgtcagtatcactttcagGTGGTTCCGTTGCCAAAAAAGTTAAGGGAAAACACAACCCTAAAATTTTTGTTCACAGGAAGATTTAAACAAATTCTGCTTTTAGTTGCAATTACACAGTTAAAATAACCTGAAATCATGGAAATTAATACTGAAATTCCCATTTTAAAGTAATGTTGATACTATATCTAATTACATTTGCAGGTAAAACCTGAACATGAATCCTACTGGACAGATGTAACTTCAGATGCCAGCAGGTTGGCATTGATTTGGAAATATGGTGGCATTTACATGGACAATGACATCATCTCAGTAAGACCTGTTCCACTTAAAAATTTTGTGGCTGCAGAGAGTAATGATGTTTACAGCAATTCTATTTTTGGATGTGTCCCACATCATATGTTCAGCTGGAGGAGCATGGAAGACTTTGTTCAGAACTATAATGGATCTATTTTGGGTCATCAAGGCCCAGCCCTTTTTGCTCGCATTCTTAAAAAGGTTTTTTGTGTGTTACGTGGATTTAAGTATACAGAAGATGTTAGGTGTGGAAATATGACATTAACAAACCCTGATCGTTTCTATCCAATACCAGAATCGTCTTGGAAGAAGTATTATGAAGTAGTAGATCAGTTTCGACCTTTTTCAAGCTCCTATGCTGTGCATCTCTTTGAGAATTCCAATCAAGGGAAATATAATATGGTTCCTGGAAGTAAAACGTTGGTGGATCGCCTTTATGAGCAGTACTGCCCCTATACCTATGTTACTGTTTTAATGAAAGATCGTAGCTCTCATTAGCTGTTAAACTTAATTATGGCAATTGTAGAACTTGTAAAATTACTTTTTATCTTGTACATAGAAGAAA from the Xenopus tropicalis strain Nigerian chromosome 5, UCB_Xtro_10.0, whole genome shotgun sequence genome contains:
- the LOC100493872 gene encoding alpha-1,4-N-acetylglucosaminyltransferase → MVIKFTEGPSIRKPTDSSSYNSIMKAVLRLILIFFILVCFGLFYKIHMTLPLNHQNDPAIKPFLFPNIKVPANEIPINEATNNLRPEEILHQGNGIFFVETTDRMEPPYVTLCAVESAARIYPNRPIAFFMKGLPEDRDGDKAKYRIRTLSSYDNIYLFPLRLEEVFYDTPLLSWYRKVKPEHESYWTDVTSDASRLALIWKYGGIYMDNDIISVRPVPLKNFVAAESNDVYSNSIFGCVPHHMFSWRSMEDFVQNYNGSILGHQGPALFARILKKVFCVLRGFKYTEDVRCGNMTLTNPDRFYPIPESSWKKYYEVVDQFRPFSSSYAVHLFENSNQGKYNMVPGSKTLVDRLYEQYCPYTYVTVLMKDRSSH